The Zingiber officinale cultivar Zhangliang chromosome 2A, Zo_v1.1, whole genome shotgun sequence genomic sequence GCAGCAATAACAAGGTCGCTTGTCCTGATGTGTAAGTAGAATTTGCACTCTGTGTTCATTAGAGAAACAACCCAGTGCACAAAATTCCTCTTGTTTCCTTAAATTTGAACCAGTGATTACCAGGTCATGCGACAATAATTTTACCGTTGCACTTAAGCTATGAAATGAAAATGATAGGGGATTGCAATTCTAAGGAAGTAACTTCTTACACAGTTGGGATAGAAAACCTAACATCAATCTGACTTCTGGTGACAATTCTGTCTTGTATGATCATGACTTGCAGAGGTAATGGTTAACTGAATAACTAATAGATATCACTGATCATGGAGACTATACTCTTATGGAGACAAATTTACTTCTATTTTTCAGCTACGCACTCTTTGATGGTGATGGACATCAAGTGCCTCAAGATCTAGTGGAAAAAGTTGGTAAGGTGTTTGAAACCATTCTGGAAGAGGTAAGTTCTTTATTAACCTTATATCTGCAGTGCtgataacttggaaatatttctcTTGTGAAATGACTGTTCAACGTTTACAGGCTAACAAACTCAGGTATGAAACAAATGAAGACATGTTTATAGCACAGGCTATTAAGCTAGTCATGGAGAGGCATTCAATATGATGCATTATTAATGAATTAAgtctactttatgagatttcagatttttttattattcataggcatttagtttagatcaagtgacatttctttatcttcttcttacaggtggagtttgaaggattaggagaattaagaagcaaggatgaagaagatgaaggattaggagaattaagaagcaaggatgaagaagatgaagacatctagtttatcttctttctttatctatttgg encodes the following:
- the LOC122043893 gene encoding uncharacterized protein LOC122043893, whose translation is MQVWDKDIIETAGDRFYDNVVEEFLDALKQNITGEWSDQVVKWEKCSNNKVACPDVYALFDGDGHQVPQDLVEKVGKVFETILEEANKLRYETNEDMFIAQAIKLVMERHSI